TGTTTGAGCGCTTTTTCCCCGGAAAGCCCGCTGCTGTTATTTCAGACATAAATGTTGCTGATCTTTACGGTAAAGAAGTATTGGAATTATTATCACAACCAGGCAGACATGTAAAACTATTTTCTTTTCCAGCAGGGGAATCATCTAAAAATATCAACATTGCATACAGGCTCTATACAGATTTAATTGAAAACAGAATGGGCCGCGACACTGTAATTGCTGCTCTCGGAGGAGGCGTGACCGGCGACCTTGCGGGATTTGTGGCTGCAACATATCTGCGCGGTGTAAAATTCGTTCAGATTCCAACCACTCTTCTTGCTCAGGTTGATTCAAGCGTGGGGGGTAAAACAGGAATAAATCACGAGCTCGGGAAAAACCTGATAGGCAGTTTTTATCAGCCCGCCTTTGTTCTGACAGATCCTGATGTGTTAAAAACTCTTCCGAAAAGGGAGATAATCTCAGGCGCCGGCGAAGTAATAAAATATGGCTTAATCGGCAGTAAGAATCTTTTCAATCTTACTGAAGATAAAATGGAGATGCTTTTAATATCCGGCAGTTCTGCAGAGATGCCCCGTATCATTAAAGATTGCTGCAGAATCAAAGCAAAAATAGTAAGCAGGGATGAGAAAGAATCGGGCCTGAGAAAAATTCTTAATTTCGGCCACACTTTCGGCCATGCACTGGAGCAGGCAACAGGTTATTCTGTTTTTACCCACGGTGAAGCTGTTATTCTCGGAATGCGCTGGGCTTCATGGTTTTCCATGTATACAGGACTACTTTCAGGGAAAACTTTCATGAGGATTGAAAATCTTTTAACACGGATAGAGATTCCTGATATTCCCGATTCAGTTAATCCCGAAATGATTACAGGCACCATGTATAGAGATAAAAAATATTCTTCAAAAAATCTAACCTTGATTCTTTTGCAGGATATTGGAAAAACTGTGTTTGTAAAAAGAGAACTTTCAGACATTATAAAACCAATTGACAGGTGGCTAAACAATGTTTACAAAAAACAGAGTATTGATAATTAACGGCCCGAATCTCAACCTTCTCGGTGAACGGGAACCTGAAATTTACGGAACAACAACTCTGAAGAGTATTAATAAACAGCTTTTCCTGCATTTGAAAAAAAAAGGTTATAAGGCCGTATTCTTTCAATCCAACCACGAAGGCAGAATTATAGATATCATCCATAAAAAGAGAAAAACCATAAACGGCATTATAATAAATCCCGGAGCACTTACTCACTACAGCTATGCACTTCGCGATGCAATAAGTGCAGTAAATGTACCTGTTGTGGAAGTTCATATTTCAGACATAGCAGGCAGGGAAGATTTCAGAAAAATTTCAGTTATAAAACCGGTATGCACTGCACAAATTACAGGAAAGGGCATTAATGGATATTTTGAAGCAGCTGATCTTATTGTGGAGTTTGAATCGGACATCTAATATTCAAAAAATTTAAATATATACTTATAAGCGGTTCAAAGTAAGCGCATGGTAATCATTAATCATTAACATAGTAAATTAATTGATTTTTTTATTTCTTTCATCCGTTTTTTTTCTTATCTTATACGTTAATCCGAGTATAAATCGGATTATTTTTCGGAACAAAGCAGGGAGCAATGCGTTCATTATTTTAATGAATAAAGAGGATAAAAAAATGATGCATATTAAAAGCTTTCATATCAACCGCTGTGTTTCCATA
This window of the bacterium genome carries:
- the aroB gene encoding 3-dehydroquinate synthase, giving the protein MEKIKVKLWKNSYSIFIEPDALKKLPGLFERFFPGKPAAVISDINVADLYGKEVLELLSQPGRHVKLFSFPAGESSKNINIAYRLYTDLIENRMGRDTVIAALGGGVTGDLAGFVAATYLRGVKFVQIPTTLLAQVDSSVGGKTGINHELGKNLIGSFYQPAFVLTDPDVLKTLPKREIISGAGEVIKYGLIGSKNLFNLTEDKMEMLLISGSSAEMPRIIKDCCRIKAKIVSRDEKESGLRKILNFGHTFGHALEQATGYSVFTHGEAVILGMRWASWFSMYTGLLSGKTFMRIENLLTRIEIPDIPDSVNPEMITGTMYRDKKYSSKNLTLILLQDIGKTVFVKRELSDIIKPIDRWLNNVYKKQSIDN
- the aroQ gene encoding type II 3-dehydroquinate dehydratase, which gives rise to MFTKNRVLIINGPNLNLLGEREPEIYGTTTLKSINKQLFLHLKKKGYKAVFFQSNHEGRIIDIIHKKRKTINGIIINPGALTHYSYALRDAISAVNVPVVEVHISDIAGREDFRKISVIKPVCTAQITGKGINGYFEAADLIVEFESDI